One segment of Castanea sativa cultivar Marrone di Chiusa Pesio chromosome 3, ASM4071231v1 DNA contains the following:
- the LOC142626946 gene encoding beta-xylosidase/alpha-L-arabinofuranosidase 1-like: protein MANNLFFLLCISFTIASFVISTDLRKEVSKIRPDDLTPTGSDFTYVCDPSRFAKLNLDMSRFAFCDSKLPYNVRAKDLVRQMTLPEKIAQLGNSAEGVPRLALPKYEWWSEALHGVANFGKGTIFDDLVPHATSFPVVILTTASFNESLWKEIGQAVSTEARAMYNLGRAGLTFWSPTINIARDPRWGRIAEAPSEDPFLVGTYAVNYVRGLQDVQGTKKYTDLSSRPLKVSACCKHFTAYDVENWKGIDRVHFDARVTEQDMEETFNPPFEMCVKDGGVSGIMCSYNRVNGIPSCADPNFLKQTLRQEWDFRGYIVSDCDSVSEMVTSHKFLNDTYEDAIAQTLRAGMDLDCGETYPKYTGNAVNQSKVRESDIDKALENLYIVLFRTGFFDGIPAYKSLGKNDICTNKSIELATRAAKEGITLLKNEGGTLPLTTAMFKNLAVVGPHANATIAMLGHFAFESKHPGSACHYTSPIDGFSTYGKVIYAPGCGDIACNKTSLIPQAVESAKIADATIILVGLDLTVEVEKLDRVDLLLPGNQSELINQVANAAKGPVILVLMCAGGVDVSFAKNNPKIKAILWVGYPGEEGGRAIADVVFGLYNPGGRLPVTWYEANFVDKIPLTSMQFRPDDSKGYPGRTYKFFNGSTVFPFGFGLSYTKFNYTIQASQNLPVKLGRHTHCHDLNYMANKTKPTCPAVLLNDLQCREYFKLNIEVKNVGKRDGSEVVLVYSKPPDGIIGTHFKQLIGFKRVFVAAGGREVVNFVFNGCKSLGIVDYASNRLLPSGGHTIIVGDGVASFPLQVTLH from the exons ATGgctaataatcttttttttcttctttgtatcTCTTTCACTATTGCTTCCTTTGTGATTAGTACAGATTTGAGAAAAGAAGTCTCAAAAATTAGACCTGATGATCTCACCCCAACTGGCAGTGACTTCACTTATGTATGTGATCCTTCCAGATTTGCCAAACTCAATCTGGACATGTCAAGATTCGCATTTTGTGACTCAAAGCTTCCCTACAATGTTAGGGCGAAAGATCTCGTGAGACAAATGACACTACCTGAAAAGATAGCACAGCTAGGAAATAGTGCTGAAGGGGTGCCTAGATTGGCGCTGCCTAAGTATGAGTGGTGGTCTGAGGCCCTCCATGGTGTGGCCAATTTTGGCAAAGGAACCATCTTTGATGATCTAGTTCCTCATGCAACCAGCTTTCCCGTTGTCATTCTCACAACAGCTTCATTCAACGAGTCACTCTGGAAAGAAATTGGTCAG GCTGTTTCAACAGAAGCGCGAGCAATGTACAATCTTGGGCGGGCTGGATTAACATTTTGGAGTCCAACCATTAACATTGCAAGGGATCCTAGATGGGGAAGAATTGCTGAGGCACCTAGTGAAGATCCTTTCCTTGTTGGCACCTATGCTGTTAATTACGTGAGAGGTCTACAAGATGTTCAAGGAACAAAGAAATATACAGATTTGAGTAGTAGACCACTCAAAGTTTCAGCATGTTGCAAGCACTTTACTGCATATGATGTTGAAAATTGGAAAGGAATTGATCGCGTCCATTTCGATGCTAGG GTGACGGAGCAAGATATGGAAGAGACATTCAATCCGCCTTTTGAAATGTGTGTTAAAGATGGTGGTGTTAGCGGTATTATGTGCTCCTATAACCGCGTTAATGGGATACCTAGTTGTGCTGATCCAAACTTCTTGAAGCAAACACTTAGACAAGAATGGGATTTTCGCGG ATATATAGTTTCAGATTGTGATTCCGTTAGCGAAATGGTGACCAGTCACAAATTTCTTAACGATACATATGAGGATGCTATTGCACAAACACTAAGAGCAG GGATGGATTTGGATTGTGGAGAGACCTACCCCAAGTACACTGGAAATGCAGTGAACCAATCAAAGGTTAGAGAGTCAGATATAGACAAGGCACTAGAAAACCTTTATATTGTGCTTTTCAGAACAGGTTTTTTTGATGGAATCCCTGCATACAAATCTCTTGGAAAAAATGACATATGCACCAACAAAAGCATTGAGTTAGCCACTCGAGCAGCAAAAGAAGGAATTACTCTACTGAAAAATGAAGGTGGAACTTTGCCTTTGACTACAGCCATGTTCAAAAATCTAGCAGTTGTTGGACCACATGCCAATGCTACCATTGCGATGCTTGGACATTTTGCATTTGAATCAAAACATCCTGGTAGTGCATGCCATTACACCTCTCCTATTGATGGCTTTTCAACATATGGAAAGGTAATTTACGCACCGGGATGTGGTGACATTGCATGCAATAAAACAAGCTTAATACCCCAAGCCGTGGAATCTGCAAAGATAGCTGATGCCACAATAATTTTGGTAGGGTTAGATTTAACAGTTGAGGTAGAGAAATTAGACAGGGTGGATCTCCTTCTTCCAGGAAACCAGAGTGAGCTTATCAACCAAGTTGCCAATGCAGCAAAGGGCCCAGTTATTCTTGTACTCATGTGTGCAGGAGGTGTGGATGTCTCTTTTGCCAAGAATAACCCCAAAATCAAAGCCATCCTATGGGTTGGATATCCTGGAGAGGAAGGTGGTCGTGCCATTGCAGATGTTGTTTTTGGCCTATACAATCCCG GTGGAAGATTACCAGTCACGTGGTATGAAGCCAATTTTGTTGATAAGATACCCCTAACATCCATGCAATTCAGGCCAGATGATAGCAAAGGCTACCCAGGGCGAACTTACAAATTCTTCAATGGCTCCACAGTCTTCCCATTCGGTTTTGGTCTCAGCTACACAAAGTTCAATTACACCATACAAGCCTCACAGAATTTGCCCGTAAAATTGGGGAGACATACACACTGCCACGATCTAAATTATATGGCTAACAAGACCAAGCCTACTTGCCCTGCAGTTTTATTAAACGACTTGCAATGCCGCGAGTATTTCAAGTTAAACATTGAAGTCAAGAATGTGGGCAAAAGAGATGGGAGTGAAGTTGTGTTGGTTTATTCCAAGCCCCCAGATGGTATAATTGGAACTCACTTTAAGCAGTTGATCGGTTTTAAGAGGGTTTTTGTGGCAGCTGGAGGGAGAGAAGTGGTTAATTTTGTGTTCAATGGTTGCAAGAGCTTGGGCATTGTAGACTATGCTAGTAATAGACTTCTGCCGTCCGGTGGGCACACCATTATAGTTGGAGACGGTGTAGCTTCCTTTCCCCTTCAAGTCACATTACATTAA
- the LOC142628786 gene encoding beta-xylosidase/alpha-L-arabinofuranosidase 1-like — protein sequence MARTLLTFLLCIYLTLAFCVIYTDARKRVTKIGPDAVTPGRSNFTYICDPARYAQLGLDIKSFPFCDNKLSYQVRARDLVSQMTLYEKVRQLGNRAYGAPRIGLPEYEWWSEALHGLSNVGPGTFFDDSVAHATSFPTPILTTASFNESLWNTIGKAVSTEARALYNLGHAGLTFWSPTINVARDPRWGRIIETPGEDPFVVGTYAANYVRGLQDVEGTEHYKDLNSRPLKVSACCKHFTAYDVDNWKGVERYSFDAKVTEQDLAETFNRPFQMCVQNGDVSSVMCSYNRVNGIPACADPQLLKQTVRGDWNLHGYIVADCDSIEVMIKNHKWLNVDNETAVSYTLQAGLDLDCGVYYTDNVENAVKHGKVREALVDRSLQYLYVVLMRLGIFDGHSQYNSLGINDVCSNVHIELAAEAAREGIVLLKNDNGILPLATGKYPSLAVVGPHANASIAMIGNYAFDPWNKGTPCRYITPLNGFSSYGRVNYAAGCSNVHCPDGSLIGPAVQVATTSDATIIVAGIDLSIEAESRDRLDLLLPGKQADLINQVANASKGPVVLVIMSAGGLDISFAKNNPKINAILWSGYPGEEGGQAIADIIFGKYNPGGRLPVTWYQADYVDKLPLTSMQLRPDDSNGYPGRTYKFFNGPTVFPFGYGLSYTKFNYTLKAATTKLPIKLTKFQHCRDLPYKNGTFKPNCPAIAIDDLRCRKTFKLAVEVKNVGNRDGDEVVLVYSQPPVGIVGTHIKNLIAFQKVFVAAGTSKTIQFAINTCQGLGIVDSNGNALLPSGAHTIIIGDGAIVSPIQLTYG from the exons ATGGCGAGAACACTACTTACTTTTCTGCTTTGCATCTATCTCACTTTGGCTTTCTGTGTCATATACACTGATGCAAGAAAAAGAGTCACTAAAATAGGCCCTGATGCTGTGACCCCTGGCCGTAGTAACTTCACCTACATATGTGATCCCGCCAGGTATGCCCAACTTGGATTGGATATCAAATCATTCCCCTTTTGTGACAATAAACTTTCCTACCAAGTCCGAGCAAGAGATTTGGTGAGTCAAATGACGTTGTATGAAAAGGTGCGACAGCTAGGAAATCGTGCTTATGGAGCCCCAAGAATAGGCCTGCCCGAATATGAGTGGTGGTCTGAGGCGCTCCATGGTTTATCCAATGTCGGTCCAGGTACCTTTTTCGATGATTCAGTAGCACATGCAACTAGCTTTCCCACGCCGATTCTCACAACAGCTTCATTCAACGAGTCATTGTGGAACACTATTGGGAAG GCTGTTTCCACAGAAGCACGAGCATTGTACAATTTAGGGCATGCTGGATTAACATTTTGGAGTCCAACCATTAACGTAgcaagagatccaagatggggAAGAATCATTGAGACACCTGGTGAAGATCCATTTGTAGTTGGCACCTATGCCGCGAATTATGTGAGAGGCTTGCAGGATGTTGAGGGAACTGAGCACTATAAGGATTTAAACTCTAGACCGCTTAAAGTTTCTGCATGTTGCAAGCACTTTACTGCTTATGATGTTGATAATTGGAAAGGAGTTGAGCGTTACAGTTTTGATGCTAAG gtgaCGGAACAAGATTTGGCAGAGACATTTAACCGACCCTTCCAAATGTGTGTCCAAAATGGTGATGTTAGTAGTGTCATGTGCTCTTATAACCGTGTTAATGGCATACCTGCTTGTGCTGATCCCCAACTCTTGAAGCAAACCGTTAGAGGAGACTGGAATCTTCATGG ATATATAGTTGCAGATTGTGATTCTATTGAAGTAATGATTAAGAACCACAAATGGCTAAACGTTGACAATGAGACTGCAGTTTCATATACACTACAAGCAG GTTTGGATTTGGATTGTGGAGTTTACTACACCGATAATGTTGAAAATGCTGTGAAACATGGGAAGGTTAGGGAGGCACTTGTAGACCGGTCACTACAATACCTCTATGTTGTGCTTATGAGGCTAGGAATATTTGATGGACACTCTCAATACAATTCTCTTGGAATAAATGATGTGTGCTCTAACGTGCACATCGAGTTAGCGGCAGAAGCAGCGAGGGAGGGAATTGTTCTTTTGAAGAATGATAATGGAATTTTGCCATTGGCAACTGGAAAGTACCCTTCCCTAGCAGTGGTTGGACCACATGCTAATGCTTCCATTGCCATGATTGGAAACTATGCATTTGACCCATGGAATAAAGGTACTCCATGTCGATATATAACTCCCCTTAATGGCTTCTCCAGTTATGGAAGAGTGAACTATGCAGCAGGATGTTCAAATGTTCATTGCCCCGATGGGAGTTTGATTGGCCCAGCCGTGCAAGTCGCCACAACATCTGATGCCACTATAATTGTTGCCGGAATTGATTTATCAATTGAGGCAGAGAGCAGAGACAGGTTGGATCTCCTCCTTCCTGGAAAACAAGCTGATCTTATCAACCAGGTTGCTAATGCTTCAAAAGGCCCCGTAGTTCTTGTAATCATGTCGGCTGGAGGTCTCGATATCTCCTTTGCTAAGAATAACCCCAAAATCAATGCCATCTTGTGGTCCGGATATCCTGGAGAGGAAGGTGGTCAAGCCATTGCGgatattatttttggaaaatacaATCCAG gaggAAGATTACCCGTTACTTGGTATCAAGCCGATTATGTTGACAAGCTACCCCTAACATCCATGCAATTAAGGCCAGATGATAGCAATGGCTACCCAGGTCGAACATATAAATTCTTCAATGGCCCCACTGTCTTCCCCTTTGGTTATGGCCTCAGCTACACAAAATTCAACTATACACTAAAAGCCGCGACAACTAAACTGCCgataaaattgacaaaatttcaaCACTGCCGTGACCTACCATATAAAAATGGAACCTTCAAGCCTAACTGCCCGGCGATTGCAATAGATGACTTGAGATGTCGTAAAACATTTAAACTTGCAGTTGAAGTTAAAAATGTGGGTAACAGAGATGGAGATGAAGTTGTTTTGGTTTACTCACAGCCCCCAGTTGGTATTGTTGGAACTCATATTAAGAATTTGATTGCGTTCCAGAAGGTTTTTGTTGCAGCTGGGACGAGTAAGACTATTCAGTTTGCCATAAATACTTGCCAGGGCTTGGGCATTGTAGACTCCAATGGTAATGCTCTCTTGCCATCTGGTGCACACACAATTATTATCGGTGATGGTGCTATTGTTTCTCCAATTCAATTAACATATGGTTAG
- the LOC142628787 gene encoding beta-xylosidase/alpha-L-arabinofuranosidase 1-like: MTSFLEKAVPKILSFFLCLSFTITSFVICTDEKNEVLKISTNAATPTGSDFTYICDPARYAKLKLDMKSFAFCDSKLPYNVRAKDLVDQMTLAEKIAQLGNQADGVARLGLPKYEWWSEALHGLSNVGPGTVFDNLVPHATSFPTVILTAASFNEKRWREIGQVVSTEARAMYNLGRSGLTYWSPTINIARDPRWGRITETPGEDPFVVGTYASNYVRGLQDVAGTENYKDLNTRPLKVAACCKHFAAYDVDNWHGVDRYHFDARVTEQDMEESFLRPFEMCVKDGDVSSVMCSYNRVNGIPSCADPKLLRQTLRQEWNLHGYIVADCDSVQVMVTGHKFLNDSNEDAVAQTLKAGLDLDCGAYYPKYVGNAVNQGKVRESNIDEALQNLYIVLLRTGYFDGLPAYKALGKNDICTNRNIELATQVAREGITLLKNDGPTLPLNTATFKTLAVVGPHANSTVAMIGNYAFDSNNPGSPCRYTSPIDGLSTYGKVNYAAGCGDVKCKDASLIPPAVEAAKTADATIIVTGLDLSIEAEGLDRLDLLLPGNQTDLINQVSAAAKGPVILVLMTAGGVDISFAKTNPKIKAILWVGYPGAEGGRAIADVVFGQYNPAGRLPITWYQADYINKLPLTSMQFRPDDSQGYPGRTYKFFNGPTVFPFGFGLSYTKFNYTLKATVPSLAAKLQRFTHCHDLNYMANKTKPTCPAILVSDLQCGEYFELTVVVQNVGGKVGSEVVLVYSKPPDGITATYLKQLIGFQRVYIAAGASQEVKFVFNGCKSLGIVDYAGNNILPFGGHTIIVGDGVASFPVQVTFH; encoded by the exons ATGACTTCTTTCTTAGAAAAAGCCGTGCCTaaaattcttagtttttttctttgtctctctttcaCTATAACTTCCTTTGTCATTTGTACAGATGAGAAAAACGAAGTCTTAAAAATTAGTACTAATGCAGCCACCCCAACTGGCAGTGACTTCACTTATATATGTGATCCTGCCAGATATGCCAAACTCAAACTGGACATGAAAAGTTTCGCCTTTTGTGACTCGAAGCTTCCCTACAATGTTAGAGCCAAAGATTTGGTGGATCAAATGACACTAGCTGAAAAGATAGCACAGCTAGGAAATCAAGCTGATGGAGTGGCTAGATTAGGGCTGCCAAAGTACGAGTGGTGGTCTGAGGCGCTGCATGGTCTGTCCAATGTTGGTCCAGGAACCGTCTTTGATAATCTAGTTCCTCATGCAACCAGCTTTCCTACTGTCATACTCACAGCAGCTTCATTCAACGAGAAACGCTGGAGAGAAATTGGTCAG GTTGTTTCAACAGAAGCACGAGCAATGTACAATCTTGGGCGATCTGGATTAACATACTGGAGCCCGACCATCAACATTGCAAGAGATCCTAGATGGGGAAGAATCACTGAGACACCTGGTGAAGATCCTTTCGTTGTTGGCACATATGCCTCTAATTATGTGAGAGGTTTACAGGATGTTGCAGGGACAGAGAACTATAAAGATTTGAATACTAGACCACTCAAAGTTGCCGCATGTTGCAAGCACTTTGCTGCATATGACGTTGACAATTGGCATGGAGTTGATCGCTACCATTTTGATGCTAGG GTGACGGAGCAAGATATGGAAGAGTCATTCCTGCGGCCATTCGAAATGTGTGTTAAAGATGGTGATGTTAGTAGTGTTATGTGTTCTTATAACCGTGTTAATGGAATACCATCTTGTGCTGATCCAAAGCTCTTGAGACAGACCCTTAGACAAGAATGGAATCTTCATGG CTATATAGTTGCAGATTGTGATTCCGTTCAAGTAATGGTAACGGGCCACAAATTTCTTAACGACTCAAATGAGGACGCTGTTGCACAAACACTAAAAGCAG GATTGGATTTGGACTGTGGAGCCTATTACCCCAAATACGTCGGAAATGCAGTGAACCAAGGGAAGGTTAGAGAGTCAAATATAGACGAGGCACTACAAAACCTTTATATTGTGCTTTTGAGAACAGGGTACTTTGATGGACTGCCTGCATACAAAGCTCTTGGCAAAAACGACATATGCACCAATAGAAACATTGAGTTAGCCACTCAAGTAGCAAGAGAAGGAATTACTCTTCTGAAAAATGATGGACCAACTTTGCCTTTAAACACTGCCACGTTCAAAACTCTAGCAGTTGTTGGACCACATGCCAATTCTACCGTTGCTATGATTGGAAATTATGCATTTGACTCAAATAATCCTGGTAGTCCATGCCGATACACCTCTCCTATTGATGGCTTGTCAACATATGGAAAAGTGAACTACGCAGCGGGATGTGGCGACGTTAAATGCAAGGATGCTAGCTTAATACCCCCAGCTGTGGAAGCCGCAAAGACAGCTGATGCCACTATTATTGTGACAGGGTTAGATTTATCAATTGAGGCAGAGGGCTTAGACAGGTTGGATCTCCTCCTTCCAGGAAATCAAACTGACCTTATCAACCAAGTCTCCGCTGCTGCAAAGGGCCCGGTTATTCTTGTACTCATGACTGCAGGAGGTGTCGATATCTCTTTTGCAAAGACTAACCCCAAAATTAAAGCCATTCTTTGGGTTGGATATCCTGGAGCGGAAGGCGGTCGTGCCATTGCAGATGTTGTTTTTGGGCAATACAATCCAG CTGGAAGATTGCCCATCACGTGGTATCAAGCCGATTATATTAACAAGCTACCCCTAACATCCATGCAATTTAGGCCAGATGATAGCCAAGGCTACCCGGGACGAACATACAAATTCTTCAATGGCCCCACAGTCTTCCCTTTTGGTTTTGGTCTCAGCTACACAAAATTCAATTACACCTTAAAAGCCACAGTGCCTTCACTGGCCGCAAAATTGCAGAGATTTACACACTGCCACGATCTAAATTATATGGCTAACAAGACCAAGCCTACTTGCCCAGCAATTTTAGTAAGCGACTTGCAATGCGGCGAGTATTTTGAGTTAACTGTTGTAGTCCAGAATGTGGGTGGAAAAGTTGGGAGTGAAGTTGTTTTGGTTTACTCCAAGCCCCCAGATGGTATTACCGCAACTTATCTTAAGCAGTTGATCGGTTTCCAGAGGGTTTACATAGCGGCTGGTGCGAGCCAAGAAGTTAAGTTTGTGTTCAATGGTTGCAAGAGCTTGGGCATTGTAGACTACGCTGGTAATAATATTTTGCCATTCGGTGGCCACACCATTATAGTTGGAGATGGTGTAGCTTCTTTTCCGGTTCAAGTCACATTTCATTAG